In the uncultured Fibrobacter sp. genome, AAGGGCGCAAAGATGATGAAATTCAAAGTGGGTATGAGCTACTGGTTCATCTAGTTTAAATCGACAGTGGCCGATTAGCGGTTTGGAGTATAGAATATGAGAACACTTGCTAGTCTGACATACAGGGAATGCGCTCCGGTCGTCACCGCCGAAGCCATGCGGTTCTTGGACAACGACACCAAGAGGAGTCGCGTTTCCAGTCCCGGTTTCCAGCATTTCTGGGGGGCTTCCCCCGAAAACGTTCCCGCAGAAAGCGACGAATTCGCCACTCCGATCGATGCCGGATACGCCCTGATGAAACTGGCCGGAAAAGCCCTGTTCAACAAGGTTGTAGAAACACTCGGCCAAAATGGCAACGAAAAACCGGTCGCTGTCATTATCGGCGGTGGAAACAACGGAGGCGACGGACTTGCGCTTTCCACCCTGCTTATCCAGGCCGGAATTCCCTGCACCGTGTACTCCCTTGCAAAGGCGGAGTCGTTCAAGGACGAAGCAGCACTAGCCTATCAGGACTTTGCAAGCAACGGCGGAGAATTGGTCTATATCGCAGACCAGCTTCCCGAAGCGCCCCAATATTCCCTGATTGTAGACTGTATGCTCGGCAACGGGGCATCCGGTGAATTGCGCCCCGCATTTGCGCGCACTGTTATCGCCATGGACGAATGGAACATTCCCATTCTCTCGGCAGACGCACCGACCGGGTTCGATTCTACAGAACACCGCGCAGGAATCCCCTGCACCGAAGCAGACGAAACTCTCATTTTCGGACTTCCGCGACTAGACGCCCTCACAAGCGAAGGCGCCAAGGTATTTGGCAAGGTGACGGTCGAACCGCTCGACTACCCGGAAAACCTGATCGACAAGGTGAATTCAGGCGTATTCCTTGCCACCGAAAAAATGATTCCGGCCCTACTCCCCGACCGTGCCGAATTTGGCGACAAGCGAACCCAAGGAACAGCCATGGTCATCGCGGGTTCGGGAAACATGACCGGGGCGGCCTCGCTCTGCACCCAGGCCGTTTTAAGGAGCGGTGCAGGACTTGTCACCACTGCAACACCCAAAGCACTGCTCCCCGTATTGCAAGCAAAACTGGACGAACCAATTTTCTGCGGAATCGGCGATTCCACGACGGACAGACTTTCGATTATGCACCTGATGCAGCTGCAAGACGCAGCCCAGCACCAGAACGCTATCGCCATTGGCCCTGGACTTGGAACCGACACCGAAACTCAGGACGCCATCCGCATGTTCCTTACAGGAATCACGGCCCCCGTCGTTGTCGATGCCGATGCCATTAACGCCTGTGGCTCCGCATTCTTCTGCATGGAAGGCGGCCCCGCGAACGCCATCATCACGCCGCACAAGCGTGAATGGGAACGCAACTTCGGCCCGCTCCCCTCGAATGAATCGTTCTACCCGGAATACCTGAAACAATTCGCGACGCAATTCAAGATTACGATTGTCCTTAAGGGATGCCCCACCTACATAGCGATTCCCGATGGACGCATCTACATTGTCGAATGCCACAACTCGGGACTTGCCAAGGGCGGTTCTGGCGACGTTCTCACCGGAATCATCACGGCGCTCCTCGCTCAGGGACTAGCCACTGCAGAAGCCGCCGTACTGGGAGTTCTTCTGCATCAAAAGGCAGGGAAAATCGCCCGCGAAAAGTGGGGTGCGTTCAGCATGCTCCCTTCCGATGTCATCAAGGCACTCCCCCAGGCATTCGCTTGCTAGCACAGGCTCCACAACTTTCATGGACGCCTCACTCGAAAAAAGACTCAAGCGGCAGGTGATCGGAAAACCGCACCGTTTTTTAGCGGTCACTCCGCTCGGTTTCGAACAAACGCTCGCAAAAGAACTTGAACGCATTCTTGCTCCCAACGAGAACGCCGCAAGCAAAAATTCCGAACAATCCGAGACTCCTGCGGGAATTGAAATGCCGCATGTCACCGGTGACGGCAAGGTCGAATTCACCGCCAAAATCACAGAGGCCTGGAAAGCGGTCGCCTTCAGCCGCATCGCAAACCGCATCTTGATGCACATTGCCGACTTCAAGGCCGA is a window encoding:
- a CDS encoding NAD(P)H-hydrate dehydratase, with the translated sequence MRTLASLTYRECAPVVTAEAMRFLDNDTKRSRVSSPGFQHFWGASPENVPAESDEFATPIDAGYALMKLAGKALFNKVVETLGQNGNEKPVAVIIGGGNNGGDGLALSTLLIQAGIPCTVYSLAKAESFKDEAALAYQDFASNGGELVYIADQLPEAPQYSLIVDCMLGNGASGELRPAFARTVIAMDEWNIPILSADAPTGFDSTEHRAGIPCTEADETLIFGLPRLDALTSEGAKVFGKVTVEPLDYPENLIDKVNSGVFLATEKMIPALLPDRAEFGDKRTQGTAMVIAGSGNMTGAASLCTQAVLRSGAGLVTTATPKALLPVLQAKLDEPIFCGIGDSTTDRLSIMHLMQLQDAAQHQNAIAIGPGLGTDTETQDAIRMFLTGITAPVVVDADAINACGSAFFCMEGGPANAIITPHKREWERNFGPLPSNESFYPEYLKQFATQFKITIVLKGCPTYIAIPDGRIYIVECHNSGLAKGGSGDVLTGIITALLAQGLATAEAAVLGVLLHQKAGKIAREKWGAFSMLPSDVIKALPQAFAC